A stretch of the Balaenoptera musculus isolate JJ_BM4_2016_0621 chromosome 18, mBalMus1.pri.v3, whole genome shotgun sequence genome encodes the following:
- the AMER2 gene encoding APC membrane recruitment protein 2, whose product METGGRGAAVSGGRAAAGGRRRKARAAAGTLAADMDLHCDRAAEPPAAEPPSGKINRAAFKLFKKRKPGGAMPSIFGVKNKGDGKGAGPAGLVRSRTHDGLAEALAVEGGRREEPRAGGGDGARPGPAAPRAAPGGAGPAAGGSVAKSHSFFSLLRKNGRPESGGAEQADAGKAGGRQKRGLRGLLGGVRWRRKDRRPKDAAPAGRAGAPGSLARPGSLTASLECVKEEAPAAAREPEPAGEPAAGEPEPACAPGEGAAGPGRAERPRAPPEPEPEPRAGEGRPAEDAAGPGAAPAETAPRPDSEGGRAPAAPDPSSVDPPSDPSADRICLMFSDVTSLKSFDSLTGCGDIIADPEDEAGPSCARHAPAPGQPGPAQKPPGVVAYQGGGEEMASPAEADDSYLQEFWDMLSQTEDQGPGPQQGAAPAAAAAAAAAPEAQVASETPKDARRAEGAKDASSVKRRRLHRLPTELQPKEEPKHPDEEPQEGVPNSDEGYWDSPTPGPREDGSGGGVRKAGVPRDSDSGDALYDLYAEPDGSPAALPAAAEDTSCSSRLKPVSPVTVTCALRTPGSLPKDSKIPISIKHLANLPPSHPVVHQQPARSELPRTKIPVSKVLVRRVSSRGLAGTTLRAAACHDSAKKL is encoded by the coding sequence ATGGAGACGGGCGGGCGCGGCGCGGCTGTCAGCGGCGGGCGCGCGGCCGCGGGGGGCCGCCGGAGGAAGGCGCGGGCCGCGGCCGGGACCCTCGCGGCAGACATGGACTTGCATTGTGATCGCGCCGCCGAGCCACCGGCCGCCGAGCCGCCGTCGGGCAAGATTAACAGAGCCGCCTTCAAACTGTTCAAGAAGAGGAAGCCGGGCGGCGCGATGCCCAGCATCTTCGGGGTCAAAAACAAAGGGGACGGGAAGGGCGCGGGGCCCGCGGGGCTGGTGCGCAGCCGGACGCACGACGGGCTGGCCGAGGCGCTGGCGGTGGAGGGCGGCCGCCGCGAGGAACCGCGCGCGGGCGGCGGGGACGGGGCGCGGCCGGGCCCCGCGGCCCCCCGGGCGGCCCCGGGCGGCGCGGGCCCGGCGGCTGGCGGCTCGGTGGCCAAGTCGCACAGCTTCTTCTCGCTCCTGCGGAAGAACGGGCGGCCCGAGAGCGGCGGGGCGGAGCAGGCCGACGCGGGCAAGGCCGGCGGCAGACAAAAGCGGGGGCTGCGGGGGCTCCTGGGCGGCGTGCGCTGGCGCAGGAAGGACCGGCGGCCCAAGGACGCGGCGCCGGCCGGGCGCGCGGGGGCCCCGGGCAGCCTGGCGCGGCCGGGCTCGCTCACCGCCAGCCTGGAGTGCGTCAAGGAGGAGGCGCCCGCGGCCGCGCGCGAGCCGGAGCCAGCAGGTGAGCCCGCGGCGGGGGAGCCGGAGCCGGCCTGCGCCCCGGGAGAGGGCGCCGCGGGACCCGGGCGCGCCGAGCGGCCCCGCGCGCCCCCCGAGCCCGAGCCCGAGCCGCGCGCCGGGGAGGGCCGGCCGGCCGAGGACGCCGCGGGGCCCGGGGCCGCGCCGGCCGAGACTGCGCCCCGGCCCGACTCCGAAGGCGGCCGCGCGCCCGCCGCCCCCGACCCTTCTTCGGTCGATCCGCCCTCCGACCCATCGGCCGATCGTATTTGTCTGATGTTCTCTGACGTGACTTCACTGAAAAGCTTTGACTCTCTTACAGGCTGCGGAGATATTATCGCAGACCCCGAGGACGAGGCAGGGCCCAGCTGTGCCAGGCATGCCCCCGCGCCGGGCCAGCCGGGCCCCGCCCAAAAGCCCCCCGGCGTGGTGGCCTAccagggaggcggggaggagaTGGCGAGCCCGGCCGAGGCGGACGACTCGTACCTGCAGGAGTTCTGGGACATGCTCTCCCAGACCGAGGACCAGGGCCCCGGGCCCCAGCAGGGGGCggccccggcggcggcggcggcggcggcggcggcgcccgaAGCGCAGGTGGCCTCCGAGACCCCCAAGGACGCCAGGCGGGCCGAGGGGGCCAAGGACGCGTCCTCGGTCAAGCGCCGGAGGCTGCACCGGCTCCCCACGGAGCTCCAGCCGAAGGAGGAGCCCAAGCACCCGGACGAGGAGCCGCAGGAAGGCGTCCCCAACAGCGACGAGGGCTACTGGgactcccccacccccgggccgCGGGAGGACGGCTCGGGCGGCGGCGTGAGGAAGGCGGGCGTCCCCCGGGACAGCGACAGCGGTGACGCGCTCTACGACCTCTACGCCGAGCCCGATGGAAGCCCCGCGGCCCTGCCCGCCGCCGCCGAGGACACGTCCTGCTCGTCCCGGTTAAAGCCCGTGTCTCCGGTCACCGTCACCTGTGCTCTGCGAACGCCGGGGAGCTTGCCGAAGGACTCCAAGATCCCGATCAGCATCAAGCACCTCGCGAACCTTCCACCCAGCCACCCGGTGGTGCACCAGCAACCAGCTAGGAGCGAGCTGCCCAGAACCAAAATCCCCGTGTCCAAGGTGCTGGTCCGCCGGGTCAGCAGCCGGGGCTTGGCCGGGACCACCCTCCGGGCCGCGGCGTGCCACGACAGTGCCAAAAAGTTGTGA